One Myxococcales bacterium DNA segment encodes these proteins:
- the xth gene encoding exodeoxyribonuclease III, translating into MKIATWNVNGIRARESQLLEWIEKESPDVFCLQEIKADLTQLPLGLGALSTYQSYFHGSGGYSGVSLHVKRTLAAELGSGGKVSFDHPPFDFETRVVEARLGDLSILSVYVPNGGKDYAAKLRFLEAFASWVSEAHAGGRRVVVCGDLNVAHRPIDVHPSQRDEKAVGQRPDERALFDRLLGAGLVDLTRVKFPEDPRFFTWWPYWKAARQRNLGWRIDYVLAPASMAAQVSDVRSLREFGTSDHAPLVVELSGLS; encoded by the coding sequence ATGAAGATTGCCACCTGGAATGTGAACGGCATTCGCGCGCGTGAGAGTCAGTTGCTCGAGTGGATTGAGAAAGAGTCGCCTGACGTCTTTTGCCTCCAGGAGATCAAGGCCGACCTCACGCAGCTGCCGCTCGGACTCGGGGCCCTGTCGACCTATCAGAGCTACTTTCACGGGAGCGGTGGCTATTCGGGCGTGAGTCTTCACGTGAAACGCACCCTCGCGGCCGAGCTCGGCAGCGGCGGGAAGGTCTCTTTTGACCATCCTCCGTTCGACTTTGAGACGCGCGTCGTGGAGGCACGCCTCGGCGACCTCAGCATCCTCTCCGTCTATGTGCCCAACGGCGGCAAGGACTACGCAGCGAAGCTCCGCTTCCTCGAGGCCTTCGCCTCGTGGGTGAGCGAGGCGCACGCCGGCGGAAGGCGCGTGGTGGTTTGCGGCGACCTCAACGTCGCGCATCGTCCTATCGATGTGCACCCAAGCCAGCGCGATGAGAAAGCCGTCGGTCAGCGTCCCGATGAGCGAGCGCTCTTTGACCGACTGCTGGGCGCCGGCCTCGTCGATCTGACGCGGGTGAAGTTCCCAGAGGACCCGCGCTTCTTTACTTGGTGGCCTTACTGGAAGGCGGCGCGCCAGCGAAACCTCGGGTGGCGCATCGACTACGTGCTCGCGCCTGCGTCGATGGCTGCGCAGGTGAGCGATGTCCGATCGTTGCGGGAGTTCGGGACGAGCGACCACGCTCCCCTCGTCGTCGAACTCTCAGGGCTCTCGTGA
- a CDS encoding DUF1343 domain-containing protein, producing the protein MTPTSRAGLVLAVLAVASSLSFGCAPRAPLEGPPPPPLVEPPKDAGQLSLAADAAPVSRGDAWESAAVDRAVSDALAEKKLPGCVVLIGTRNETLLRRAYGSRSVEPAVEAMDAETIFDLASLTKPVATSLAVHILADRKALSLDDKVSRHLSAFAVPGKDKITVRQLLLHTSGLPAVAPRATFARGGADMLHKIAQLSAAPAGSRFRYSDVGYVVLSELVAKVAGRPLDVFAREAIFEPLGMRNTGFRPSSGDAARIAPTERKDGVPLRGEVHDPIAASLGGVAGNAGLFSTVDDLGRFARMLLARGNVVASSGAGPGTVGSVPPSKVSPGGRILSETAFHEWTAVHDVPAGLRTPGWDVRTTLSLNRAENLSPRAFGHGGYTGTGLWVDPTRDLFLVFLSNRVHPDGKGNAAALVAKIGGVAVDAVDASLGRSPRSKLCVGPTEPGIDVLMGEGMKRFAGKRVALLTNAGARTRSGETTLAALKRALGDRLTLLFVPEHGFGADGEGKIADGVVEGVPAKSLFGARLSPDDAAFGLFDVLIVDLPDVGLRFFTYAATLHRVMRAASARGKEVLVLDRPNPLGALDVDGPTDVPAGSFVHHHPIPLVHQMTIGELSWLLHAEEHLGTALDVVPMRGYPPRSWFVESGLAWSAPSPKLLTFDAALAYAATALIEGTNVSVGRGTEEPFQVFGAPWFKPELVLRELAQAKLAGVQFAAATFTPAAAARFANQPLPALRMRVTERASYRPVRVGLAIATALRSVHRGDWDVTKLDDMVGSKVATAVIEGKALSAVESVYAKDLASFARRRAKYLAYGGCENDPRPGTGIGASANGAPLRLQAAPAAPAAPGGLGGLGGPPASSGVRSGVANDAVVRDGGA; encoded by the coding sequence GTGACGCCGACGTCGCGCGCCGGCCTCGTGCTCGCCGTCCTCGCGGTGGCGTCCTCTTTGTCTTTTGGGTGCGCTCCGCGCGCTCCGCTCGAAGGCCCGCCGCCTCCGCCGCTCGTCGAGCCGCCGAAGGACGCGGGACAGCTATCGCTCGCGGCCGACGCGGCGCCAGTCTCGCGCGGCGACGCGTGGGAAAGCGCGGCCGTTGACCGCGCCGTGAGCGATGCGCTGGCGGAGAAGAAGCTCCCCGGATGCGTCGTGCTCATCGGCACGCGAAACGAGACGCTCCTGCGTCGCGCCTACGGCTCTCGCAGCGTTGAGCCCGCGGTCGAGGCCATGGATGCGGAGACCATTTTTGACTTGGCGTCGCTCACGAAACCGGTCGCCACGTCGCTCGCCGTTCACATTCTCGCCGATCGCAAGGCTCTTTCGCTCGATGACAAAGTGTCGCGGCATCTCTCGGCCTTCGCTGTCCCGGGGAAGGACAAGATCACGGTGCGCCAGCTCCTGCTCCACACGTCGGGGCTTCCCGCTGTCGCGCCGCGGGCGACCTTCGCGCGCGGCGGCGCCGACATGCTGCACAAGATCGCTCAGCTCAGCGCGGCGCCGGCGGGCTCGAGGTTTCGCTACTCCGACGTCGGCTACGTCGTCTTGAGCGAATTGGTCGCGAAGGTGGCCGGGAGGCCGCTCGACGTCTTCGCGAGGGAAGCCATCTTCGAGCCGCTGGGCATGCGAAACACGGGGTTTCGACCCTCGAGCGGTGACGCCGCTCGCATCGCGCCAACCGAGCGCAAAGACGGCGTTCCGCTGCGCGGCGAGGTGCACGACCCGATCGCTGCGTCGCTCGGCGGGGTCGCCGGCAACGCGGGGCTGTTCTCGACCGTTGACGATCTCGGGCGCTTTGCGCGGATGCTCCTCGCGCGGGGCAACGTGGTCGCCTCCTCGGGCGCTGGCCCCGGCACCGTCGGGAGCGTCCCGCCCAGCAAGGTGTCGCCGGGGGGCCGAATTCTGTCCGAGACCGCGTTCCACGAGTGGACGGCTGTGCATGACGTGCCCGCCGGCCTTCGAACGCCCGGCTGGGACGTGCGCACGACGCTCTCGCTCAACCGCGCGGAGAACCTGTCGCCGCGGGCCTTCGGTCACGGCGGCTACACGGGGACGGGTCTTTGGGTCGACCCGACGCGCGACTTGTTTCTCGTGTTCCTGTCAAACCGCGTTCACCCGGACGGCAAAGGCAACGCGGCGGCGCTCGTCGCCAAGATTGGGGGAGTCGCCGTCGACGCTGTCGACGCCAGCCTCGGGCGCTCGCCGAGGAGCAAGCTGTGCGTTGGGCCGACGGAGCCGGGCATCGACGTGCTCATGGGTGAGGGGATGAAGCGCTTCGCCGGCAAGCGCGTGGCGCTGCTCACCAACGCCGGGGCGCGGACCCGCTCTGGCGAGACCACGCTCGCCGCCTTGAAGCGCGCACTCGGCGATCGCCTCACGTTGCTCTTCGTTCCCGAACACGGCTTTGGTGCGGATGGAGAGGGCAAGATCGCCGACGGCGTCGTTGAGGGCGTGCCCGCGAAGAGCCTCTTCGGGGCCCGCCTCTCGCCTGACGATGCGGCCTTCGGTCTCTTCGACGTCCTCATCGTCGACCTGCCGGACGTGGGCCTTCGCTTCTTTACCTACGCCGCCACGCTCCACCGCGTGATGCGTGCGGCGAGCGCGCGCGGCAAGGAGGTGCTCGTGCTCGACCGACCGAATCCCCTCGGTGCGCTCGACGTCGACGGTCCGACGGACGTACCCGCCGGCTCGTTCGTGCATCATCATCCCATTCCGCTCGTCCACCAGATGACCATCGGTGAGCTGTCGTGGCTGCTCCACGCGGAGGAGCACCTTGGAACGGCGCTCGACGTCGTGCCCATGCGGGGCTACCCACCGAGGAGCTGGTTCGTTGAATCGGGACTCGCGTGGTCAGCGCCGTCACCGAAGCTCCTGACGTTCGATGCCGCCCTGGCCTATGCGGCCACGGCGCTGATCGAGGGGACCAACGTGAGCGTTGGACGAGGCACCGAGGAGCCGTTCCAGGTCTTCGGCGCTCCGTGGTTCAAGCCCGAGCTCGTCTTGCGCGAGCTCGCGCAGGCGAAGCTGGCAGGTGTGCAGTTCGCCGCCGCGACCTTCACGCCCGCGGCGGCGGCGCGATTCGCGAACCAGCCGCTACCTGCGCTTCGGATGAGGGTGACCGAGCGCGCGTCGTATCGGCCCGTTCGCGTCGGACTCGCCATCGCGACCGCGCTGAGGAGCGTTCACCGCGGCGACTGGGACGTGACGAAGCTCGACGACATGGTCGGCTCCAAGGTCGCGACGGCCGTGATTGAGGGGAAGGCGCTGTCCGCGGTGGAGAGCGTGTACGCGAAGGATCTGGCAAGCTTCGCCCGTCGCCGCGCGAAGTACTTGGCGTACGGCGGCTGTGAGAACGACCCGCGCCCGGGGACGGGGATCGGCGCCAGCGCGAACGGCGCGCCACTTCGGCTCCAGGCGGCACCAGCGGCACCAGCGGCACCGGGCGGACTGGGAGGACTGGGGGGACCGCCGGCGTCATCGGGCGTGCGCAGCGGTGTCGCGAACGACGCCGTCGTCAGGGACGGCGGAGCGTAG
- a CDS encoding YihY/virulence factor BrkB family protein: MSRSRLLDVPALLWTAARKLYTRHGAEWAAALAYYSLLSVFPAALLGVTITATIVDEGWAVEQIVNGVGRLLPSVNHTLARDVREAIEQRGRVGLVALLVLVWTGSRVFSTLTFALNEALSRPPTSLHPGLAVLREIALLVAAGAVLLLGTASGIAIEVLLQRWGLSGFVTVAVTTVTRAAFFATGIFALILWVPSPRPHWRPALLGALSATALLVLAMPLFSAYVSRLGQYNLIYGPLAILIVILVWFWVASFLLLLGVHVTAELEAEGTRGAASATPSLHPRDDA; this comes from the coding sequence GTGTCACGCTCGCGCCTGCTCGATGTCCCCGCGCTGCTCTGGACCGCGGCGCGCAAGCTCTACACGCGGCACGGTGCCGAATGGGCAGCGGCGCTCGCGTACTACTCGCTCCTCTCAGTCTTCCCGGCGGCGCTCCTGGGCGTCACGATCACAGCGACGATCGTCGACGAGGGGTGGGCCGTTGAACAGATCGTCAACGGAGTCGGTCGCCTGTTGCCGTCCGTCAACCACACGTTGGCTCGCGACGTGCGGGAGGCGATCGAGCAGCGCGGTCGCGTTGGGCTCGTGGCGCTGCTCGTCCTTGTTTGGACGGGTAGCCGAGTCTTCTCGACGCTCACGTTCGCACTGAACGAGGCTCTGTCGCGGCCGCCCACGTCGCTCCATCCCGGCCTAGCCGTGCTGCGCGAAATCGCGCTCCTCGTGGCCGCTGGCGCGGTCCTGCTCCTCGGCACGGCCTCCGGTATCGCCATCGAGGTCTTGCTCCAGCGCTGGGGACTCTCGGGCTTCGTCACCGTCGCCGTTACCACGGTGACGCGCGCCGCGTTCTTCGCAACGGGCATCTTCGCGCTGATCCTGTGGGTCCCCTCCCCTCGCCCTCATTGGCGTCCGGCCCTGCTTGGCGCGTTGTCCGCCACGGCGCTCTTGGTGCTCGCGATGCCGCTCTTTTCGGCTTATGTGTCGCGCCTCGGGCAATACAACCTGATCTACGGCCCGCTCGCGATCCTCATCGTGATCTTGGTTTGGTTCTGGGTCGCTTCGTTTCTCTTGCTTCTTGGCGTGCACGTCACAGCTGAATTGGAGGCTGAGGGCACGCGCGGAGCGGCCTCGGCGACGCCGTCGCTGCACCCACGCGACGACGCATAG
- a CDS encoding FAD-dependent oxidoreductase — MPRSARYRANVQSAEPLSPTVRRVILALDGPFTHEAGQAVFVEVRGAAGSVRRAPYSIASAPGEHGPGTLEIAVAEDRSSERASSTATALRDLAVGAEVLVEGPVGAFTRSGERRESAALFVGAGTGVSPLRAMIADAVNAPPVPLLLLFGAREESELLWRDDLDTLAHRMPHFQWMASLSRPREPAAAARRGHVQAHLDEALAALGRQALAFVCGPPAMVTSVSAALLARGWNEERIVRDLH; from the coding sequence GTGCCCCGCAGCGCTCGCTACCGCGCGAACGTCCAGTCGGCGGAACCGCTCTCCCCGACGGTCCGCCGCGTCATCCTTGCATTGGACGGCCCCTTCACTCACGAGGCCGGACAAGCGGTCTTCGTTGAAGTGCGAGGCGCCGCGGGCAGCGTAAGACGGGCGCCCTACTCCATCGCGTCGGCGCCCGGCGAGCACGGGCCCGGCACGCTCGAAATCGCCGTCGCAGAGGATCGCTCGTCGGAGCGCGCCAGCTCCACGGCCACGGCGCTCCGCGACCTCGCCGTCGGCGCCGAGGTGCTGGTCGAGGGTCCCGTCGGAGCGTTCACGCGAAGCGGCGAGAGGCGCGAGAGTGCCGCGCTGTTTGTTGGTGCCGGCACGGGCGTAAGTCCCCTCCGCGCGATGATCGCCGACGCCGTCAACGCACCGCCGGTCCCGCTGCTGTTGCTCTTCGGAGCGCGAGAGGAGTCCGAGCTCTTGTGGCGCGACGACCTCGACACCTTGGCGCATCGCATGCCCCACTTTCAGTGGATGGCGTCGCTCTCGCGACCGAGGGAACCAGCCGCGGCCGCGCGCCGCGGCCACGTCCAAGCGCACCTCGACGAGGCGCTCGCCGCGCTCGGGCGACAGGCCTTGGCGTTCGTCTGCGGTCCGCCGGCCATGGTGACGTCAGTGTCGGCGGCGCTCCTGGCGCGCGGCTGGAACGAGGAGCGTATCGTGCGAGATCTTCACTGA